A single genomic interval of Thermoplasmata archaeon harbors:
- a CDS encoding elongation factor EF-2 has product MGRKEDNIKKASTLLHKKEQIRNIGTAAHIDHGKTTLSDSLIAGAGMISEELAGSQLFMDYDEQEQARGITINAAIASMVHELDGQQYLINLIDTPGHVDFGGDVTRAMRAIDGVIILVDAVEGIMPQTETVIRQALKERVRPVLFINKVDRLVNELKISQEQMQQRFVKIITEVNQRIRKQLPEDLGTRWALNVEAGNVAFGSAFHKWAVSVPFTKKTGIGFKDVYKHCQEGTMKELAKKASLHHVVLEMVIKHLPNPLEAQKVRIPVIWKGDLESPVGKSMLAVGESGPVAFMVTKIIVDPQAGEVAAGRLYSGKIVRGQELWVIGMPKPQRAQTVAMIVGPDRIPVEEIDAGNVVAVVGLKDAVAGSTVSDDKDMQPFEKIVHYSEPVVTVAVEAKSTSDLPKLIEALRLLAKADPSIQVEINQETGEHLISGMGELHLEITIYRVQNDYKIPVTTSPPIVVYRECVTGKGGPFEGKSPNKHNRFYMEAEPLELKVVQAIRAGEIASGQRIKDSKVLAKKLEELGMDRDEAKNVVWIQDQNMLIDATKGIQYLNETMELIKEAFIEVMNRGPLAQEKGMGLKIRLVDAKLHEDSVHRGPAQVIPAARNAIYGAMVQGGRTLLEPITKVFINVPQDYMGAALGDIQSRRGVIEDINQEGEVTVIQAKAPVAEMFGFASAIRSATQGRALWSTENAGFEPVPKDLLGEVVRSIRTRKGLPPEPYDEAYYSA; this is encoded by the coding sequence ATGGGACGCAAGGAAGACAACATCAAGAAGGCCTCGACCCTGCTCCACAAGAAGGAGCAGATCCGAAACATCGGGACCGCGGCCCATATCGACCACGGGAAAACCACATTGAGTGATTCCCTGATCGCGGGCGCGGGCATGATCTCCGAGGAGCTCGCGGGCTCCCAGTTGTTCATGGACTACGACGAGCAGGAGCAGGCCCGTGGCATCACGATCAACGCGGCCATCGCGTCCATGGTCCACGAGCTCGACGGCCAACAGTACCTGATCAACCTAATCGACACGCCGGGCCACGTGGACTTCGGCGGCGACGTCACCCGCGCCATGCGGGCGATCGACGGGGTCATCATCCTCGTCGACGCAGTCGAGGGCATCATGCCCCAGACGGAGACCGTGATCCGGCAGGCGCTCAAGGAGCGCGTGCGGCCCGTCCTCTTCATCAACAAGGTCGACCGGCTCGTGAACGAGCTCAAGATCAGCCAAGAGCAGATGCAACAGCGCTTCGTGAAGATCATCACGGAGGTCAACCAGCGCATCCGCAAGCAACTCCCGGAGGACCTGGGGACCAGGTGGGCGCTGAACGTGGAGGCGGGCAACGTGGCGTTCGGGTCCGCGTTCCACAAGTGGGCCGTCTCGGTCCCGTTCACGAAGAAGACCGGCATCGGGTTCAAGGACGTGTACAAGCACTGCCAGGAGGGCACGATGAAGGAGCTCGCGAAGAAGGCGTCCCTCCACCACGTGGTCCTGGAGATGGTGATCAAGCACCTTCCGAACCCCCTCGAGGCCCAGAAGGTCCGAATCCCCGTGATCTGGAAGGGCGACCTCGAGTCCCCCGTCGGCAAGTCCATGCTCGCCGTCGGCGAGAGCGGTCCGGTAGCCTTCATGGTCACCAAGATCATCGTCGATCCCCAGGCGGGCGAGGTCGCGGCGGGGCGACTGTACTCGGGGAAGATTGTCCGCGGCCAGGAGCTCTGGGTCATCGGGATGCCTAAACCCCAGCGCGCGCAGACGGTCGCCATGATTGTCGGCCCGGACCGCATCCCCGTGGAGGAGATCGACGCGGGTAACGTGGTCGCGGTCGTGGGGCTCAAGGACGCGGTCGCCGGCTCCACGGTCAGCGACGACAAGGACATGCAGCCCTTCGAGAAGATCGTCCACTACTCCGAGCCGGTCGTCACGGTGGCCGTCGAGGCCAAATCGACGTCCGACCTCCCCAAGCTCATCGAGGCCCTGCGCCTCCTGGCGAAGGCGGACCCCAGCATCCAAGTCGAAATCAACCAGGAGACGGGGGAGCATCTAATCAGCGGGATGGGCGAGCTGCATCTCGAGATCACGATCTACCGCGTTCAGAACGACTACAAGATACCGGTGACCACGAGCCCGCCCATCGTCGTGTACCGCGAATGCGTGACGGGGAAGGGCGGCCCCTTCGAGGGGAAGTCCCCGAACAAGCACAACCGGTTCTACATGGAGGCGGAGCCCCTCGAACTCAAGGTCGTCCAGGCGATCCGCGCGGGGGAAATCGCCTCGGGCCAGCGCATCAAGGACTCGAAGGTCCTGGCCAAGAAGCTCGAGGAACTCGGGATGGACCGCGACGAGGCGAAGAACGTCGTCTGGATCCAGGACCAGAACATGCTCATTGACGCGACGAAGGGCATCCAGTACCTCAACGAGACCATGGAGCTGATCAAGGAGGCCTTCATCGAAGTGATGAACCGCGGTCCCCTCGCGCAGGAGAAGGGGATGGGTCTCAAGATCCGCCTCGTCGACGCGAAGCTCCACGAGGACTCCGTGCACCGGGGTCCCGCGCAGGTCATCCCCGCGGCCCGCAACGCGATCTACGGAGCGATGGTCCAAGGCGGCCGAACGCTCCTCGAGCCGATCACGAAGGTCTTCATCAACGTGCCCCAGGACTACATGGGCGCCGCGCTCGGCGACATCCAGAGCCGCCGCGGCGTGATCGAGGACATCAACCAGGAGGGCGAGGTCACGGTCATCCAGGCGAAAGCTCCCGTCGCCGAGATGTTCGGCTTCGCGTCCGCGATCCGGAGCGCGACCCAGGGGCGCGCCCTCTGGTCCACGGAGAACGCGGGCTTCGAGCCCGTGCCGAAGGATCTCCTCGGCGAGG